From Macaca fascicularis isolate 582-1 chromosome 14, T2T-MFA8v1.1, a single genomic window includes:
- the PIDD1 gene encoding p53-induced death domain-containing protein 1 isoform X4 has translation MRGLGALLLSHNCLSELPEALGALPALTFLAVTHNRLQTLPPALGALSTLQRLDLSQNLLDTLPPEIGGLGSLLELNLASNRLQSLPASLAGLRSLRLLVLHSNLLASVPAGLARLPLLTRLDLRDNQLRDLPPELLDAPFVRLQGNPLGEASPDVPSSPVAALIPEMPRLFLTSDLDSFPVTPRGCSVTLACGVRLQFPAGATATPITIRYRLLLPEPGLVPLGPHDALLSHVLELQPHGVAFQQDVGLWLLFTPPRARRCREVVVRTRNDNSWGDLETHLEEEAPQRLWAHCQAPHFSWFLVVSRPVSNACLVPPEGTLLCSSGHPGVKVIFPPGATEEPRRVSMQVVRMAGRELQALLGEPEAAVSPLLCLSQSGPPSFLRPVTVQLPLPSGITGLSLDRSRLHLLYWAPPAVTWDDITAQVVLELTHLYARFQVTHFSWSVPPSFLSPPSPVCTAPLTPSPPRYWLWYTTKNCVGGLARKAWERLRLHRVNLIALQRRRDPEQVLLQCLPRNKVDATLRRLLERYRGPEPSDTVEMFEGEEFFAAFERGIDVDADRPDCVEGRICFVFYSHLKNVKEVYVTTTLDREAQAVRGQVSFYRGTVPVQVPEEAEAARQRKGADALWMATLPIKLPRLRSSEEPRRRAGLSLAPLNLGDAETGFLTQSNLLSVAGRLGPDWPTVALHLGVSYRELQRIRHEFRDDLDGQIRHMLFSWAERQAGQPGAVGLLVQALEQSDRQDVAEEVRAVLELGCRKYQDGIRRTGLAPKDPALPGSSAPQPPEPAQA, from the exons ATGCGAGGTCTGGGTGCACTCTTGCTGTCTCACAACTGTCTCTCTGAGCTGCCTGAGGCTCTGGGGGCCCTCCCCGCCCTCACCTTCCTCGCGGTGACACACAACCGCCTGCAGACGCTGCCCCCAGCACTGGGGGCCCTATCCACCCTGCAGCGCCTCGATCTCTCTCAGAACCTGCTGGATACGCTACCTCCTGAGATTGGAGGCCTGGGCAGCCTCCTGGAGCTCAACCTGGCCTCCAACCGGCTACAGAGCCTCCCGGCCTCCCTGG CGGGTCTTCGGTCCTTGCGGCTCCTTGTCCTGCACAGCAACCTCCTGGCGTCTGTGCCAGCCGGCCTGGCCCGCCTGCCACTCCTCACCCGGCTCGACCTAAGGGACAACCAGCTCCGGGACCTGCCCCCTGAGCTGCTAGACGCCCCCTTTGTGCGCCTGCAGGGGAACCCCCTGGGTGAGGCCTCACCAGACGTCCCAAGTTCACCAG TGGCAGCCCTCATTCCAGAAATGCCCAGACTGTTCTTGACCTCAGATTTGGACAG CTTTCCTGTGACTCCTCGAGGCTGCTCAGTGACCCTGGCCTGTGGTGTCCGCCTGCAGTTCCCAGCGGGAGCCACCGCCACCCCCATCACCATCCGCTATCGGCTGCTGCTGCCAGAGCCAGGCCTCGTCCCCCTGGGTCCTCATGATGCCCTGCTCAGCCATGTGCTGGAGCTGCAGCCGCATGGGGTGGCCTTCCAGCAG GATGTGGGGCTGTGGCTGCTCTTCACCCCACCACGGGCCCGGCGCTGCCGTGAAGTGGTGGTCAGGACCCGGAATGACAACAGCTGGGGTGACCTGGAGACCCACTTGGAGGAAGAGGCACCCCAG CGGCTCTGGGCTCACTGCCAGGCACCCCACTTCTCCTGGTTCCTTGTGGTTTCCCGCCCTGTGTCCAATGCCTGCCTGGTGCCACCAGAGGGGACATTGCTGTGCTCCTCGGGTCATCCTGGGGTCAAGGTCATCTTCCCCCCTGGGGCCACTGAGGAACCTCGTCGAGTCTCCATGCAG GTGGTGCGCATGGCTGGCCGAGAACTGCAGGCCCTCCTAGGAGaaccagaggctgcagtgagcccccTGCTGTGCCTCTCACAGAGCGGTCCCCCCAGCTTCCTCCGACCGGTCACCGTGCAGCTGCCTCTGCCCTCTGGCATCACAG GCCTCAGTCTGGACCGCTCCCGTCTGCACCTGTTGTACTGGGCCCCTCCTGCAGTCACCTGGGATGACATCACAGCTCAGGTGGTCCTGGAGCTCACCCACCTGTACGCACGCTTCCAGGTCACACACTTCTCCTGGTCAGTGCCCCCCAGCTTTCTCAGCCCCCCTTCCCCAGTCTGTACAGcccccctcacccccagccctCCCAGGTACTGGCTCTGGTACACCACCAAGAACTGCGTGGGAGGCCTGGCTCGGAAGGCCTGGGAGCGGCTGCGGCTGCACCGTGTGAACCTCATCGCTCTGCAGCGGCGCCGGGACCCTGAGCAGGTCCTTCTGCAGTGCCTGCCCCGAAACAAG GTGGATGCCACCCTTCGGCGGCTGCTGGAGCGGTACCGGGGCCCCGAGCCCTCTGACACGGTGGAGATGTTCGAGGGCGAAGAGTTCTTTGCGGCCTTCGAGCGCGGCATCGACGTGGATGCTG ACCGCCCTGACTGCGTGGAGGGCAGAATCTGCTTTGTCTTCTACTCGCACCTGAAGAATGTGAAGGAGGTATACGTGACTACCACTCTGGACCGGGAGGCCCAGGCTGTGCGGGGCCAG GTGTCCTTCTACCGTGGCACGGTGCCTGTGCAGGTAcccgaggaggctgaggctgcccGGCAGAGGAAGGGCGCAGACGCCCTGTGGATGGCCACTCTGCCCATCAAGCTGCCG AGACTTCGGAGCTCTGAGGAGCCACGGCGGAGGGCTGGCCTCTCCTTGGcgcccttgaacctgggagatgctGAGACCGGCTTTCTGACACAGAGCAACCTGCTGAGCGTGGCTGGGCGCCTGGGTCCAGACTGGCCAACTGTGGCCCTGCACCTGGGCGTGTCCTACCGTGAGCTGCAGCGCATCCGGCATGAGTTCCG GGATGATCTGGATGGGCAGATCCGCCACATGCTCTTCTCCTGGGCTGAGCGCCAGGCTGGGCAGCCAGGGGCTGTGGGACTCCTGGTGCAGGCCCTGGAGCAGAGTGACCGGCAGGACGTGGCAGAAGAGGTGCGTGCAGTCTTGGAGCTCGGCTGCCGCAAGTACCAGGACGGCATCCGACGCACGGGTTTAGCCCCCAAGGACCCCGCTCTGCCTGGCTCGTCAGCTCCACAGCCCCCAGAGCCTGCCCAGGCCTAG
- the PIDD1 gene encoding p53-induced death domain-containing protein 1 isoform X1, whose product MAAAVEGPELEAAAAAGDASEDADAGSRVRPFLGGNRLSLDLYPGGCQRLLHLCVQQPLQLLQVEFLRLSTHEDPQLLEATLAQLPQSLSCLRSLVLKGGQRRDTLGACLRGALTTLPAGLSGLAHLAHLDLSFNSLETLPACVLRMRGLGALLLSHNCLSELPEALGALPALTFLAVTHNRLQTLPPALGALSTLQRLDLSQNLLDTLPPEIGGLGSLLELNLASNRLQSLPASLAGLRSLRLLVLHSNLLASVPAGLARLPLLTRLDLRDNQLRDLPPELLDAPFVRLQGNPLGEASPDVPSSPVAALIPEMPRLFLTSDLDSFPVTPRGCSVTLACGVRLQFPAGATATPITIRYRLLLPEPGLVPLGPHDALLSHVLELQPHGVAFQQDVGLWLLFTPPRARRCREVVVRTRNDNSWGDLETHLEEEAPQRLWAHCQAPHFSWFLVVSRPVSNACLVPPEGTLLCSSGHPGVKVIFPPGATEEPRRVSMQVVRMAGRELQALLGEPEAAVSPLLCLSQSGPPSFLRPVTVQLPLPSGITGLSLDRSRLHLLYWAPPAVTWDDITAQVVLELTHLYARFQVTHFSWSVPPSFLSPPSPVCTAPLTPSPPRYWLWYTTKNCVGGLARKAWERLRLHRVNLIALQRRRDPEQVLLQCLPRNKVDATLRRLLERYRGPEPSDTVEMFEGEEFFAAFERGIDVDADRPDCVEGRICFVFYSHLKNVKEVYVTTTLDREAQAVRGQVSFYRGTVPVQVPEEAEAARQRKGADALWMATLPIKLPRLRSSEEPRRRAGLSLAPLNLGDAETGFLTQSNLLSVAGRLGPDWPTVALHLGVSYRELQRIRHEFRDDLDGQIRHMLFSWAERQAGQPGAVGLLVQALEQSDRQDVAEEVRAVLELGCRKYQDGIRRTGLAPKDPALPGSSAPQPPEPAQA is encoded by the exons ATGGCTGCAGCGGTGGAGGGGCCAGAGCTGGAGGCAGCTGCTGCTGCAGGAGATGCTTCGGAGGATGCAGACGCAGGGTCCAGGGTGCGGCCTTTCCTGGGTGGCAACCGGCTGAGCTTGGACCTGTATCCCGGGGGCTGCCAGCGACTGCTGCACTTGTGTGTCCAGCAGCCTCTTCAGCTGCTGCAGGTGGAATTCTTGCGTCTGAGCACTCACGAGGACCCTCAGCTGCTGGAGGCCACCCTGGCCCAGCTGCCTCAGAGCCTGTCCTGCCTCCGCTCCCTGGTCCTCAAAG GAGGGCAACGCCGGGACACACTGGGTGCCTGTCTCCGGGGTGCCCTGACCACCCTGCCCGCTGGTCTGAGTGGCTTGGCCCATCTGGCCCACCTGGACCTGAGCTTCAACAGCCTGGAGACGCTGCCGGCCTGTGTCCTGCGGATGCGAGGTCTGGGTGCACTCTTGCTGTCTCACAACTGTCTCTCTGAGCTGCCTGAGGCTCTGGGGGCCCTCCCCGCCCTCACCTTCCTCGCGGTGACACACAACCGCCTGCAGACGCTGCCCCCAGCACTGGGGGCCCTATCCACCCTGCAGCGCCTCGATCTCTCTCAGAACCTGCTGGATACGCTACCTCCTGAGATTGGAGGCCTGGGCAGCCTCCTGGAGCTCAACCTGGCCTCCAACCGGCTACAGAGCCTCCCGGCCTCCCTGG CGGGTCTTCGGTCCTTGCGGCTCCTTGTCCTGCACAGCAACCTCCTGGCGTCTGTGCCAGCCGGCCTGGCCCGCCTGCCACTCCTCACCCGGCTCGACCTAAGGGACAACCAGCTCCGGGACCTGCCCCCTGAGCTGCTAGACGCCCCCTTTGTGCGCCTGCAGGGGAACCCCCTGGGTGAGGCCTCACCAGACGTCCCAAGTTCACCAG TGGCAGCCCTCATTCCAGAAATGCCCAGACTGTTCTTGACCTCAGATTTGGACAG CTTTCCTGTGACTCCTCGAGGCTGCTCAGTGACCCTGGCCTGTGGTGTCCGCCTGCAGTTCCCAGCGGGAGCCACCGCCACCCCCATCACCATCCGCTATCGGCTGCTGCTGCCAGAGCCAGGCCTCGTCCCCCTGGGTCCTCATGATGCCCTGCTCAGCCATGTGCTGGAGCTGCAGCCGCATGGGGTGGCCTTCCAGCAG GATGTGGGGCTGTGGCTGCTCTTCACCCCACCACGGGCCCGGCGCTGCCGTGAAGTGGTGGTCAGGACCCGGAATGACAACAGCTGGGGTGACCTGGAGACCCACTTGGAGGAAGAGGCACCCCAG CGGCTCTGGGCTCACTGCCAGGCACCCCACTTCTCCTGGTTCCTTGTGGTTTCCCGCCCTGTGTCCAATGCCTGCCTGGTGCCACCAGAGGGGACATTGCTGTGCTCCTCGGGTCATCCTGGGGTCAAGGTCATCTTCCCCCCTGGGGCCACTGAGGAACCTCGTCGAGTCTCCATGCAG GTGGTGCGCATGGCTGGCCGAGAACTGCAGGCCCTCCTAGGAGaaccagaggctgcagtgagcccccTGCTGTGCCTCTCACAGAGCGGTCCCCCCAGCTTCCTCCGACCGGTCACCGTGCAGCTGCCTCTGCCCTCTGGCATCACAG GCCTCAGTCTGGACCGCTCCCGTCTGCACCTGTTGTACTGGGCCCCTCCTGCAGTCACCTGGGATGACATCACAGCTCAGGTGGTCCTGGAGCTCACCCACCTGTACGCACGCTTCCAGGTCACACACTTCTCCTGGTCAGTGCCCCCCAGCTTTCTCAGCCCCCCTTCCCCAGTCTGTACAGcccccctcacccccagccctCCCAGGTACTGGCTCTGGTACACCACCAAGAACTGCGTGGGAGGCCTGGCTCGGAAGGCCTGGGAGCGGCTGCGGCTGCACCGTGTGAACCTCATCGCTCTGCAGCGGCGCCGGGACCCTGAGCAGGTCCTTCTGCAGTGCCTGCCCCGAAACAAG GTGGATGCCACCCTTCGGCGGCTGCTGGAGCGGTACCGGGGCCCCGAGCCCTCTGACACGGTGGAGATGTTCGAGGGCGAAGAGTTCTTTGCGGCCTTCGAGCGCGGCATCGACGTGGATGCTG ACCGCCCTGACTGCGTGGAGGGCAGAATCTGCTTTGTCTTCTACTCGCACCTGAAGAATGTGAAGGAGGTATACGTGACTACCACTCTGGACCGGGAGGCCCAGGCTGTGCGGGGCCAG GTGTCCTTCTACCGTGGCACGGTGCCTGTGCAGGTAcccgaggaggctgaggctgcccGGCAGAGGAAGGGCGCAGACGCCCTGTGGATGGCCACTCTGCCCATCAAGCTGCCG AGACTTCGGAGCTCTGAGGAGCCACGGCGGAGGGCTGGCCTCTCCTTGGcgcccttgaacctgggagatgctGAGACCGGCTTTCTGACACAGAGCAACCTGCTGAGCGTGGCTGGGCGCCTGGGTCCAGACTGGCCAACTGTGGCCCTGCACCTGGGCGTGTCCTACCGTGAGCTGCAGCGCATCCGGCATGAGTTCCG GGATGATCTGGATGGGCAGATCCGCCACATGCTCTTCTCCTGGGCTGAGCGCCAGGCTGGGCAGCCAGGGGCTGTGGGACTCCTGGTGCAGGCCCTGGAGCAGAGTGACCGGCAGGACGTGGCAGAAGAGGTGCGTGCAGTCTTGGAGCTCGGCTGCCGCAAGTACCAGGACGGCATCCGACGCACGGGTTTAGCCCCCAAGGACCCCGCTCTGCCTGGCTCGTCAGCTCCACAGCCCCCAGAGCCTGCCCAGGCCTAG
- the PIDD1 gene encoding p53-induced death domain-containing protein 1 isoform X6, whose protein sequence is MRGLGALLLSHNCLSELPEALGALPALTFLAVTHNRLQTLPPALGALSTLQRLDLSQNLLDTLPPEIGGLGSLLELNLASNRLQSLPASLAGLRSLRLLVLHSNLLASVPAGLARLPLLTRLDLRDNQLRDLPPELLDAPFVRLQGNPLGEASPDVPSSPVAALIPEMPRLFLTSDLDSFPVTPRGCSVTLACGVRLQFPAGATATPITIRYRLLLPEPGLVPLGPHDALLSHVLELQPHGVAFQQDVGLWLLFTPPRARRCREVVVRTRNDNSWGDLETHLEEEAPQRLWAHCQAPHFSWFLVVSRPVSNACLVPPEGTLLCSSGHPGVKVIFPPGATEEPRRVSMQVVRMAGRELQALLGEPEAAVSPLLCLSQSGPPSFLRPVTVQLPLPSGITGLSLDRSRLHLLYWAPPAVTWDDITAQVVLELTHLYARFQVTHFSWYWLWYTTKNCVGGLARKAWERLRLHRVNLIALQRRRDPEQVLLQCLPRNKVDATLRRLLERYRGPEPSDTVEMFEGEEFFAAFERGIDVDADRPDCVEGRICFVFYSHLKNVKEVYVTTTLDREAQAVRGQVSFYRGTVPVQVPEEAEAARQRKGADALWMATLPIKLPRLRSSEEPRRRAGLSLAPLNLGDAETGFLTQSNLLSVAGRLGPDWPTVALHLGVSYRELQRIRHEFRDDLDGQIRHMLFSWAERQAGQPGAVGLLVQALEQSDRQDVAEEVRAVLELGCRKYQDGIRRTGLAPKDPALPGSSAPQPPEPAQA, encoded by the exons ATGCGAGGTCTGGGTGCACTCTTGCTGTCTCACAACTGTCTCTCTGAGCTGCCTGAGGCTCTGGGGGCCCTCCCCGCCCTCACCTTCCTCGCGGTGACACACAACCGCCTGCAGACGCTGCCCCCAGCACTGGGGGCCCTATCCACCCTGCAGCGCCTCGATCTCTCTCAGAACCTGCTGGATACGCTACCTCCTGAGATTGGAGGCCTGGGCAGCCTCCTGGAGCTCAACCTGGCCTCCAACCGGCTACAGAGCCTCCCGGCCTCCCTGG CGGGTCTTCGGTCCTTGCGGCTCCTTGTCCTGCACAGCAACCTCCTGGCGTCTGTGCCAGCCGGCCTGGCCCGCCTGCCACTCCTCACCCGGCTCGACCTAAGGGACAACCAGCTCCGGGACCTGCCCCCTGAGCTGCTAGACGCCCCCTTTGTGCGCCTGCAGGGGAACCCCCTGGGTGAGGCCTCACCAGACGTCCCAAGTTCACCAG TGGCAGCCCTCATTCCAGAAATGCCCAGACTGTTCTTGACCTCAGATTTGGACAG CTTTCCTGTGACTCCTCGAGGCTGCTCAGTGACCCTGGCCTGTGGTGTCCGCCTGCAGTTCCCAGCGGGAGCCACCGCCACCCCCATCACCATCCGCTATCGGCTGCTGCTGCCAGAGCCAGGCCTCGTCCCCCTGGGTCCTCATGATGCCCTGCTCAGCCATGTGCTGGAGCTGCAGCCGCATGGGGTGGCCTTCCAGCAG GATGTGGGGCTGTGGCTGCTCTTCACCCCACCACGGGCCCGGCGCTGCCGTGAAGTGGTGGTCAGGACCCGGAATGACAACAGCTGGGGTGACCTGGAGACCCACTTGGAGGAAGAGGCACCCCAG CGGCTCTGGGCTCACTGCCAGGCACCCCACTTCTCCTGGTTCCTTGTGGTTTCCCGCCCTGTGTCCAATGCCTGCCTGGTGCCACCAGAGGGGACATTGCTGTGCTCCTCGGGTCATCCTGGGGTCAAGGTCATCTTCCCCCCTGGGGCCACTGAGGAACCTCGTCGAGTCTCCATGCAG GTGGTGCGCATGGCTGGCCGAGAACTGCAGGCCCTCCTAGGAGaaccagaggctgcagtgagcccccTGCTGTGCCTCTCACAGAGCGGTCCCCCCAGCTTCCTCCGACCGGTCACCGTGCAGCTGCCTCTGCCCTCTGGCATCACAG GCCTCAGTCTGGACCGCTCCCGTCTGCACCTGTTGTACTGGGCCCCTCCTGCAGTCACCTGGGATGACATCACAGCTCAGGTGGTCCTGGAGCTCACCCACCTGTACGCACGCTTCCAGGTCACACACTTCTCCTG GTACTGGCTCTGGTACACCACCAAGAACTGCGTGGGAGGCCTGGCTCGGAAGGCCTGGGAGCGGCTGCGGCTGCACCGTGTGAACCTCATCGCTCTGCAGCGGCGCCGGGACCCTGAGCAGGTCCTTCTGCAGTGCCTGCCCCGAAACAAG GTGGATGCCACCCTTCGGCGGCTGCTGGAGCGGTACCGGGGCCCCGAGCCCTCTGACACGGTGGAGATGTTCGAGGGCGAAGAGTTCTTTGCGGCCTTCGAGCGCGGCATCGACGTGGATGCTG ACCGCCCTGACTGCGTGGAGGGCAGAATCTGCTTTGTCTTCTACTCGCACCTGAAGAATGTGAAGGAGGTATACGTGACTACCACTCTGGACCGGGAGGCCCAGGCTGTGCGGGGCCAG GTGTCCTTCTACCGTGGCACGGTGCCTGTGCAGGTAcccgaggaggctgaggctgcccGGCAGAGGAAGGGCGCAGACGCCCTGTGGATGGCCACTCTGCCCATCAAGCTGCCG AGACTTCGGAGCTCTGAGGAGCCACGGCGGAGGGCTGGCCTCTCCTTGGcgcccttgaacctgggagatgctGAGACCGGCTTTCTGACACAGAGCAACCTGCTGAGCGTGGCTGGGCGCCTGGGTCCAGACTGGCCAACTGTGGCCCTGCACCTGGGCGTGTCCTACCGTGAGCTGCAGCGCATCCGGCATGAGTTCCG GGATGATCTGGATGGGCAGATCCGCCACATGCTCTTCTCCTGGGCTGAGCGCCAGGCTGGGCAGCCAGGGGCTGTGGGACTCCTGGTGCAGGCCCTGGAGCAGAGTGACCGGCAGGACGTGGCAGAAGAGGTGCGTGCAGTCTTGGAGCTCGGCTGCCGCAAGTACCAGGACGGCATCCGACGCACGGGTTTAGCCCCCAAGGACCCCGCTCTGCCTGGCTCGTCAGCTCCACAGCCCCCAGAGCCTGCCCAGGCCTAG
- the PIDD1 gene encoding p53-induced death domain-containing protein 1 isoform X8, producing MPRLFLTSDLDSFPVTPRGCSVTLACGVRLQFPAGATATPITIRYRLLLPEPGLVPLGPHDALLSHVLELQPHGVAFQQDVGLWLLFTPPRARRCREVVVRTRNDNSWGDLETHLEEEAPQRLWAHCQAPHFSWFLVVSRPVSNACLVPPEGTLLCSSGHPGVKVIFPPGATEEPRRVSMQVVRMAGRELQALLGEPEAAVSPLLCLSQSGPPSFLRPVTVQLPLPSGITGLSLDRSRLHLLYWAPPAVTWDDITAQVVLELTHLYARFQVTHFSWYWLWYTTKNCVGGLARKAWERLRLHRVNLIALQRRRDPEQVLLQCLPRNKVDATLRRLLERYRGPEPSDTVEMFEGEEFFAAFERGIDVDADRPDCVEGRICFVFYSHLKNVKEVYVTTTLDREAQAVRGQVSFYRGTVPVQVPEEAEAARQRKGADALWMATLPIKLPRLRSSEEPRRRAGLSLAPLNLGDAETGFLTQSNLLSVAGRLGPDWPTVALHLGVSYRELQRIRHEFRDDLDGQIRHMLFSWAERQAGQPGAVGLLVQALEQSDRQDVAEEVRAVLELGCRKYQDGIRRTGLAPKDPALPGSSAPQPPEPAQA from the exons ATGCCCAGACTGTTCTTGACCTCAGATTTGGACAG CTTTCCTGTGACTCCTCGAGGCTGCTCAGTGACCCTGGCCTGTGGTGTCCGCCTGCAGTTCCCAGCGGGAGCCACCGCCACCCCCATCACCATCCGCTATCGGCTGCTGCTGCCAGAGCCAGGCCTCGTCCCCCTGGGTCCTCATGATGCCCTGCTCAGCCATGTGCTGGAGCTGCAGCCGCATGGGGTGGCCTTCCAGCAG GATGTGGGGCTGTGGCTGCTCTTCACCCCACCACGGGCCCGGCGCTGCCGTGAAGTGGTGGTCAGGACCCGGAATGACAACAGCTGGGGTGACCTGGAGACCCACTTGGAGGAAGAGGCACCCCAG CGGCTCTGGGCTCACTGCCAGGCACCCCACTTCTCCTGGTTCCTTGTGGTTTCCCGCCCTGTGTCCAATGCCTGCCTGGTGCCACCAGAGGGGACATTGCTGTGCTCCTCGGGTCATCCTGGGGTCAAGGTCATCTTCCCCCCTGGGGCCACTGAGGAACCTCGTCGAGTCTCCATGCAG GTGGTGCGCATGGCTGGCCGAGAACTGCAGGCCCTCCTAGGAGaaccagaggctgcagtgagcccccTGCTGTGCCTCTCACAGAGCGGTCCCCCCAGCTTCCTCCGACCGGTCACCGTGCAGCTGCCTCTGCCCTCTGGCATCACAG GCCTCAGTCTGGACCGCTCCCGTCTGCACCTGTTGTACTGGGCCCCTCCTGCAGTCACCTGGGATGACATCACAGCTCAGGTGGTCCTGGAGCTCACCCACCTGTACGCACGCTTCCAGGTCACACACTTCTCCTG GTACTGGCTCTGGTACACCACCAAGAACTGCGTGGGAGGCCTGGCTCGGAAGGCCTGGGAGCGGCTGCGGCTGCACCGTGTGAACCTCATCGCTCTGCAGCGGCGCCGGGACCCTGAGCAGGTCCTTCTGCAGTGCCTGCCCCGAAACAAG GTGGATGCCACCCTTCGGCGGCTGCTGGAGCGGTACCGGGGCCCCGAGCCCTCTGACACGGTGGAGATGTTCGAGGGCGAAGAGTTCTTTGCGGCCTTCGAGCGCGGCATCGACGTGGATGCTG ACCGCCCTGACTGCGTGGAGGGCAGAATCTGCTTTGTCTTCTACTCGCACCTGAAGAATGTGAAGGAGGTATACGTGACTACCACTCTGGACCGGGAGGCCCAGGCTGTGCGGGGCCAG GTGTCCTTCTACCGTGGCACGGTGCCTGTGCAGGTAcccgaggaggctgaggctgcccGGCAGAGGAAGGGCGCAGACGCCCTGTGGATGGCCACTCTGCCCATCAAGCTGCCG AGACTTCGGAGCTCTGAGGAGCCACGGCGGAGGGCTGGCCTCTCCTTGGcgcccttgaacctgggagatgctGAGACCGGCTTTCTGACACAGAGCAACCTGCTGAGCGTGGCTGGGCGCCTGGGTCCAGACTGGCCAACTGTGGCCCTGCACCTGGGCGTGTCCTACCGTGAGCTGCAGCGCATCCGGCATGAGTTCCG GGATGATCTGGATGGGCAGATCCGCCACATGCTCTTCTCCTGGGCTGAGCGCCAGGCTGGGCAGCCAGGGGCTGTGGGACTCCTGGTGCAGGCCCTGGAGCAGAGTGACCGGCAGGACGTGGCAGAAGAGGTGCGTGCAGTCTTGGAGCTCGGCTGCCGCAAGTACCAGGACGGCATCCGACGCACGGGTTTAGCCCCCAAGGACCCCGCTCTGCCTGGCTCGTCAGCTCCACAGCCCCCAGAGCCTGCCCAGGCCTAG